DNA from Candidatus Eremiobacteraceae bacterium:
CGCTGCACTGCGCGCGGTCGCGTTCGTCTCGTCGACCACCGGGTGGGTCGGCGGCGACGGCACGATCCTCGCCACGACCGACGGCGGCAAGACGTGGCAGCGCCAGTACAGCGGTCGCGCGCAGATATCGGCGCTGAGCTTCATCAGTCCGGCGGTCGGTTGGGCGGCAGGCGTCGATCCGATCCCGGGAACCGGCGTGCTGCTCGGCACGCGCGACGGCGGGCATACGTGGTCGCCGCTCGGCGAGCCGCACAGTCCGGCGCGCCAGATCAGTTTCGCGAGCGCGCTCGTCGGCTTTGCGATGGCGGGCGGCTCGCCGCTTCAGGCCAGCGGCGCTACCGAACGCATTCCGCCATTCTTCGGCGGCAGGCTCGCCGCGACGGCCGACGGCGGGCGCTCGTGGCACGTGCTCGACGCGCCGATGCTCGTCGATTCGACCTGCGCCTCGAACACGCAGCATATGTGGGCGGCGTATCAGGCCGCGGTGCTGCGCTCGGACGATGCCGGCGACTCGTTCTCCAACGTCTTCTCTCCGATGATCGACACCAAGCGCGTATGGTACGCGACGATCGAGTGCGCCGGCGCAGACGTGGCGTGGGTGCAGTTCGCCGGTGTCGCGACGGGCGAGCAGCGCGCGTACGTGGTGTTCCGGACCAGCGACGCCGGTCTGCATTGGCTGACGGTGCTCGCGAACAAACGCACACCCGACGCCTATCCGCATCTCGAGGGCGCACCGGCCGACGGACCGGGACCGTGGCCTGGACCGTTCTCCGTCGTGGACGCGAACAGCGCGTTCTTCCTGGGTGCGTGCCCGCAGTGCGGTTCGCATGGCGCCGTCTCCGTCATCGGCACCAACGACGGCGGGAAGACCTGGCAA
Protein-coding regions in this window:
- a CDS encoding YCF48-related protein, with the protein product MGTYRTAVACAVIATACFAFIAAPAPASAALRAVAFVSSTTGWVGGDGTILATTDGGKTWQRQYSGRAQISALSFISPAVGWAAGVDPIPGTGVLLGTRDGGHTWSPLGEPHSPARQISFASALVGFAMAGGSPLQASGATERIPPFFGGRLAATADGGRSWHVLDAPMLVDSTCASNTQHMWAAYQAAVLRSDDAGDSFSNVFSPMIDTKRVWYATIECAGADVAWVQFAGVATGEQRAYVVFRTSDAGLHWLTVLANKRTPDAYPHLEGAPADGPGPWPGPFSVVDANSAFFLGACPQCGSHGAVSVIGTNDGGKTWQSISTVPDVTLAGPVAVSFPDSQHGWVVGTSASGAPVIAASADGGITWTEQGAR